A window from Ignavibacteriota bacterium encodes these proteins:
- a CDS encoding DUF4386 domain-containing protein, with the protein MILNKNIGIIVGSLFIITIIAGMLDAYLVAPLLKTPLENILDNENYLHFGALLILVMAIGIVGIAIFLFPILKKYSEVIAITYLSFRILECVLLLIGTVIYYLIINFSKDVIFTNSVNPNILIDLFVKLRYLTYQIAMVILGLGSIFLCYLFYQTKLIPRFLSVWGIIGYLFLFLSGILDLMGIIDTVNGSGSMFYIIGGIWELFLFPVWLILKGFNVEKQIEKVSDNI; encoded by the coding sequence ATGATATTAAATAAAAATATTGGAATAATAGTTGGCTCTTTATTTATAATCACAATTATTGCCGGCATGTTAGATGCATATTTGGTTGCACCACTTCTTAAAACACCACTTGAAAATATTTTAGATAACGAAAATTATTTACATTTCGGAGCACTTTTAATTTTAGTAATGGCAATAGGTATTGTTGGCATTGCAATTTTCTTATTTCCAATATTGAAAAAATACAGTGAAGTAATTGCTATAACCTACTTAAGTTTTAGAATATTAGAGTGTGTTCTGTTACTTATCGGAACAGTAATATATTATTTGATTATAAATTTTAGTAAAGATGTTATTTTCACCAATAGCGTAAATCCAAATATTTTGATTGATCTATTTGTAAAATTGAGATATTTAACTTATCAAATCGCAATGGTAATTCTTGGATTGGGAAGCATATTTTTATGTTATTTATTTTACCAAACAAAATTAATTCCAAGATTTTTATCAGTGTGGGGAATTATTGGTTATTTGTTTTTGTTCTTAAGCGGAATTTTAGATTTAATGGGAATTATTGATACTGTAAATGGAAGCGGAAGTATGTTTTATATTATTGGAGGAATTTGGGAATTATTTTTATTCCCGGTATGGTTGATTTTAAAAGGTTTTAATGTGGAAAAGCAAATTGAAAAAGTTAGTGATAATATTTAA